A window of Benincasa hispida cultivar B227 chromosome 9, ASM972705v1, whole genome shotgun sequence genomic DNA:
TGAAAGGTATTTTTGCTTAAAACTTGAAACTTGGTATGCCATATACACGAAGAAACCATTGCTACAATACAATTGGGCTGCAAATCCAATATGGACATATTAGTTTACTTATCAGGGCTTTATAGAGGTCTGTGCTATTTtcagaaatattttaattttttgctaTGTTGGGATTAGGATTATATTGGTAGCTAGCTTTGCCTCAGATGTATTGTGGAAACTAAAGTTATGGGTGTTTGGTTGGAACTTTTGATACCTTTCCCTTGCTGGCTCTCTCCCCTTTGTTCATCTCATATTTATCAGATTTTCACTGGCTCAGGACTAGATTGGTGTCTTTTCTTTATGAGAGGGGCTGGCGACAAAGTTTTTCACCATTCCTTGGTTTTCCTGGCCCAGAAAAGGAGGTGATGTCAGCTCTTTTATTGCTCTTCATTATTGAACTGTCTGCATGGTACTTTTTATGTAATATCAGCAAGTATAGTTCAATTTTAAGAATCAGATTGGTCCATTAGTAATTTAATACCAATCCAAAGTCAAAGAGAGGGCTTTATTCTTTGATTAAGAACGTTATATTAAAAATGTGGGGGCAGGCAATTCGAGCTTAACGCCCTATGAAGGGGAGGTCGCAGTGTCAACACCTTGAGCCATGTTGAGGACAGAAAAGCTTAGTGATTTTAATGACTATTTTCATATCTACTAGACTAGTGATATCAATTCAAGATGTGGTTATGTTCCCAATGCTAAGGACATGATGATTTCTTTGCAGTTTGAGTTGTTAAAAAATTTCATGACACCAATCTTAGGTGGAAACATAATTGATGCAAGTTGTGGAAGTGGAATGTTTTCGAGAATCTTCGCCAAGAGTGGGTTATTTTCCTCTGTTGTTGCTTTGGACTACTCGGAGAACATGTTAAAGGAGTGCTATGAATTCATCAAACAAGAGGAAAACTTCCCCAAAGAGTAAAcaacattttcttttagttttggctTTACTTGAGTAGCTGTGGAATTGCTACAGTTCGAGGATCTTTGTGTGGTATATTTAAATTGTGTTTGAGTTTTTAATCTACATGGATCTTTTCTTTCTTAGGAGCTTGGTACTGATTAGAGCTGATATTGCTCGACTTCCATTTGCTTCAAGTTCTGTTGATGCAGTGCATGCTGGTGCTGCTTTACACTGCTGGCCTTCACCATCAGCTGCTGTGAGTAGTTTTCATATATCTGGGGTTTATAGGTTTTGATTTGACTTTCTATAGTTGCACTAATTGAAAGCACGCGACGCAGGCTGCAGTTTATTGATATTTGTTGGCTTTTTCCTAGAGTGATAATGATTAGTCACCTCAGAGAAAATGTATCTTAGCACTCTCAACTTTGCTTCTCTGTTTGAGTATATGTGTATATCTGCTGGCACCTACTGATGTTGTGACATATACCTATAACTGTATAATAGAATCATCCCAGTAAACTAATCCAAGGACAAGCTTTTAGTAATTAATTGTTTGCATAATGAACTTGCAGGTGGCTGAAATAAGTAGAATTTTGAGACCTGGAGGAGTATTTGTTGCCAGCACTTTCATAATTGATGGACCGTTTTCTTTTATACCATTTTTGGGGATTCAAATAGAGGTATGTTCGCAAATTGTTTCTAATTTTCCTCTCTTCAAGGTTTCGGTAGTATGATTACTTCAGTCTATTGTTATATCTTTACTTCTTCACCTTGCTTGTCTTTTGTTGCTTTGAAATGCTTTGATACTATCTAAAGTGCCAAGCAAAACAATCACATTTACTTAGGTTGGTTAACCATTGCATTGTGCTGCAACGTTCCGTTCATATTAGTTACCTATAATAGAATTGTGATTTCTTGCTACCATTTCTGCATCTTTATACCTCAGTATTTAAcccttaaactttatattttgcaTCACACCGCACAGGGTATTCAGCAGATAACAGGAAGCCATATCGTCCTATCTGAAGGAGAATTAAAAGAACTCTGCACAGCCTGTGGTCTGGTTGACTTTAAATGTTTAAGAAATAGGCGCTTTGTGATGTTGTCTGCTACAAAACGCAGCTAAACATTTGGTTTTCTGGTGGTTTCCAGTCCCTTAGTTATTATGTGGTTTTATCATAACATTTCAAAAGTTGGTGTTTTATGTATGTGTTGGCTGCCAGCCAACTCGTTATGTAATTTATCAATCTCTTTTACCTTTTGTTGTTGTAGCCCATAtttataaatgaaaagaaaataaccaATTACAGAAAAAAGCTTAACAAAGAGCATGTTGAATATGCTAGAAGGAGGAACCTCCGACCTTGTGGTTAACGGCCACATGCTCTAACCAACTGAACTATTTCAGTATTTGAAATCAGTTATTATGTGGTTTTATCATAACATTTCAAAAGTTGGTGTTTTATGTATGTATTGGCTGCCAGCCTGCTCGTTATGTAATTTATCAATCTCTTTTACCTTTTGTTGTTgtagcccatatttatagatgaaaagaaaataatcaattacagaaaaaaaaaaaaacttaacaaaaAGCATGCTGAATATGCTAGAAGGAGGAACCTCCGACCTTGTGGTTAATGGCCACACACTCTAACCAACTGAACTATTTCAGTATTTGAAATGGGTTTTTTTGAAGaattataaaacttaaaaaaagatGTAAAGAAATGTATGATAAAAAATAATCTTCATTGTGctaaaaagagggtttgaaactACAACTACTACAGTCAACTAAGCAACTAACTTTAACGAATTTAGTGGTGTATTAAAATCTAAGAAAGACTAGAGAAgaatagattaaaaaaacaaaacattgaAAAGAAGAGACGCTAGGAGGGCTTGAACCTCCGACCTTGTGGTTAACAGTCACACGCTCTAACCAACTGAGCTATTCCAACATCCAAAATGAGATTTCTAGAaggtttttaaaactaaaacaaaatgtAAAGATGACAAAAATAATGTTTATTGCACTAGAAGGAGGTCTTGAACCTTGTAGTTAATAGCCACACGATATAACCAGCTAAGCTATTCCAACATCTGAATATGCTAGAAGGAGGAACCTCCGACCTTGTAGTTAACGGCCACACATTCTAACCAAACTACAACTACTACAGTCAACTAAGCAACCAACTTTAACGAATTTAATGGTGTATTAAAATCTAAGAAAGACTAGAGaataatagattaaaaaaacaaaacattgaTGAAGAGACGCTAGAAGGAGGGCTTGAACCTCCGACCTTGTGGTTAACAGCCACACGCTCTAACCAACTGAGCTATTCCAGCATCCAAAATGAGATTTCTAGAaggtttttaaaactaaaataaaatgtaaagatgacaaaaatgatatttattgcACTAGAAGGAGGTCTTGAACCTCCAACCGTGTAGTTAACAACCACACGATATAACCAGCTCAGCTATTCCAacatctaaaattaaaattcttcataattttttaaaaccgaAAAACAAATGTAAAGatgacaaaattaattattattccgCTAGAAGGAGGGCTTGAAACTCCGACCTTGTGGTTAACAACCACACGCTCTAACCAACTGAGCTATTCTAGCTTATTGTTATAGAGAAGTAATTTTGCTAGTTTTATTTGCTTATATAACTTTAGTTGAGATAGAATGTCTGTAGTTAATATGTCTATGTTTTTAGTGCAGAATTGAGTTCATATATTTGAGTATCTAATacagttttttgaactctaaataatatgtttttatgattactatttgtgttttgaaacttttttattcaataattatacACATCTTTGTTTAAACAAAATAtgaattgcaatttttttcttttaaattttaaaacttttctttctttctttctttcttttttgggcaatgaacaacaattaatgCATTAtatttcttgtagaaatatgattaaataaaatgagaaactaaagtgaaattaaaacttttgattctagctaatttttctccatgaatttcattatcttcttctttttcttcttcttcctattattgttgtatatttttacaatgtcatgaatttttttaattaaatctctctcatCATCGTAATAgccaatggaatgtcaccacatttcttcaacagtttcactttcattttctctaaatttggcAGATCATCAaagaacaaatctctatttttcatcaattcttGCTAAAAAATGttctaagaatttttttttcattttatggttttttgtGTTATATGCTACATACATAtttttcgtctaaatattcttaacattcATTTGATATGAGAATtcattacgtataaatattgtacttaatgtagacaaaataatatttttgtaatcaacaaccctacaacatacctTAATAATCATCAATCTTATAGTAGTCGaaagtggttgtcaaagttgattatcgaagatgattttttctggagtttgtagttggaggtggttgtcgaagcctgaagttagtcacatgaaggtgtattggagttggttgtcaaaGTTTGTTATTGGAGGTGGTTTTCAAATCTCAGAGTTGGTTGGGCGAAAGTagtcgtcgaagttgatcatcaaagatgatttttgctaAAGATTGTAGTCAGAGATGATTGTCGAATCTCGaagttagtcgcatgaaggtggtattagaatTGGTTATCGGAGTTTATTgccgaaggtggttgtcgaaacCTCAAGTTGGTCGTCAGAATTGCTTGCTCAAAGGTGATCATtgaagtttgtagtcggaggtggttatcGGAGCCTACGAATGTGGTTGCcggagttggtcatcggagtttgttgtcggagccaattggtcgtcggagttggtagCATGAAGGTGGTCGTCAGAAGCTAGAATTGGTTGTCAAAGTTGGTTGCGCAAAGGTTGTCGAAGTTTGGAGTTTGTCATCGGAGCTAtaatcgaaggtggttgtcgaattGGATTTCGTCACCAGAAttttcatcagaggtggttgtcggagcccgaAGTTGGTCGCTAGAGTTGTCATCAGATGTGGTTGACGGAGCCCGGAATTAGTCGTTGgagttgtcatcagaggtggtcGGAGCCTATagttgtcatcagaggtggttatCAGAGTCTTGAGTTAGTTATTGGAATGTGACAGTGGTCGATGGGTGGAGCCATAAAAAACATAGGAAGAAGAGAGAGTTGAgctgagttggtaaaatataccggCTCAACtctaccaacatttaaagttggtggaccaaacaatgagttggtatattataccaactcaacttaactcatgttggtgagccgaACACCCCCTTACAATTGTGACAATTATTTAATATCACACACGTCCATGTCAATCATGTGTGGTAAATAAAGATACTTCTTTTGCAACAAGTCAAAAACAACATAAAGCTCCAAATCGAACACAGTTCAATTGACATATGAGTGTGCTAGAAACCACAATGTATGTAGTTTAAATCCCCCTACCCCTAATtgcactaaaaaaaataaacaaataaaacaaagtgAGCCAGAAAAAATTTTAGAGATCTATTAGATTAGAAACAATTCCTCCTCTAAATATTTAGACTGGTATGTTATTGTCTACTTTAAATATTAACTTTCATGAcactattttaataattattcaaAAGACTAAACCAATGAAAATAATCATCTCACTTGTATACCAAtgattttctttcttatttaagCAATGTAGAACCATGGCCTCTTCTCCAACaaaatcaaagaaagaaaaacttcaCCCACTCTAGTCACTTCCATTGTGAACTCAAGCAGCTCAAACCATACCAgcaaaacaaagagaaaaaatggCTCAATCAAATCACCCTCAGAGCCTCAGACGTAATGATAAAGCCTGACATAGAGCTCGCCAAGAATCTCACCTCAAAAATGATAGAACTCTCAAATGAACTTTCTCACCCACAGGGATTATCGAAGAAGACTAGTTTCATTTCAACCCATTCTAACCTTATCCAGCTAACTTATTAGCCACTTTTGTTGCATATCATGCTATAACATATAAGAAATGAACAGATACAAAactatcaaaattttatgaaCTGCGTGATTTtaccttattcaaatttttgcATACGAGTAATATATAAGCAAAACAAATCTATAATTAGCATCGAATGTCGATGGGCAAACATggaacttaaaatttaaaataaatttctataaTAACAAAAGAATCAACATTCGTACACTTGTGTGGTGGggataaaaatcaaaatcaaaatcagaaTAGGTATTTAGGAAGAGCGAGGGAGAGACAAGAAGTCGCTTGTAGAATGCCAACTACCAACTACTAAGTGAAGACTACTTTTTCACTTCCATGAAGAAGGGATGCGGCACAACGAGCTTTCTTCCGGCTAAGCACTACATAAGCCACAGGCAGAGAAAGCTCGAAGAGCTCAGAAGAAGAATTCCGCTCAGCAGGTGAGTCCCACGGCCCAGCCCGTCCATAATTATCAGCTTTTCTAAAGAACAGAGAATGAATGTATTTGATGTGATCTGCAAAACTTTTACTCGAGAAAGTAGGAATCAGAAACACAAACACCTACAAGAAAAGCTTGGAAAAGAGATTATTATGTACTTATCTAAGCACATTGTATACATAAGAATTTAGTAATACGCAACAAATGTTATAGACTCCTTGCAACCATGAAACCGAATAAGAATAGTATCtgtattatattaaaaaaatatgaggaGACGAATTTGATTCCATTGTACACATTTGGTTGAACATATACACGTATAAATAGCAGAGGTCCATATGACAATCTACAAACTCTGCAAGCCAAACGTTCTTAAAGCGTGCCCTATTGATCTGTCACAAGATAAATTGAATATTTCTACTCATTGTAATTCTTAAAAGTATGTTTCATCTTCtgttttgaattttagagaattccataaatcaaaattaaaatacttcCCAACCGTGGAATGGAATTGCTTCTTTGGTCTCCCTGCGAGTTAGAGAGCTAGACAACAAAGTACATCCTCTCGAAAGGCTATTGtttaacaaaatttgaaaatgtcaACTGGCGATAAAGGGCTGTCTTTTCATCATCATCAAAATCTAGATTGTCCTCATAATCCATATCGATGACTGTTCTATCTGTAGCATATACTTCATCTGACCCTGCTAAATGAACTTGAGAGTATCCAGCACCTGAAGGTGACCTTTCAGATTCTATTTGCTGCATCTCCGATTCAATTAAAACTTCCATCCGTGCTCGTTCTCTATCTCTTGGATAGGTGCAGTAGAGAAACGAGTAAATAAAACAACAGAGAGCCAATGGAATTCCTATTGCTGTGTACAACGCCCGGGCTAATGATGCTGCATTCTCCCTATCTGTGGCAATCTCTTC
This region includes:
- the LOC120084888 gene encoding uncharacterized methyltransferase At1g78140, chloroplastic isoform X2; its protein translation is MIDKEVNNIKNILACSICYGPLTAAVDSGLSVESTNGYQLECGTCKKSFTGSESHLDLTIASGIKNGESMPAATEIFRTRLVSFLYERGWRQSFSPFLGFPGPEKEFELLKNFMTPILGGNIIDASCGSGMFSRIFAKSGLFSSVVALDYSENMLKECYEFIKQEENFPKESLVLIRADIARLPFASSSVDAVHAGAALHCWPSPSAAVAEISRILRPGGVFVASTFIIDGPFSFIPFLGIQIEGIQQITGSHIVLSEGELKELCTACGLVDFKCLRNRRFVMLSATKRS
- the LOC120084888 gene encoding uncharacterized methyltransferase At1g78140, chloroplastic isoform X1, which translates into the protein MAANSMVANHMYAFLPIPTRSCFFRRCFFSFNSNLSISPPTSLSIVRSSLAASMETTTQQPSDLVMIDKEVNNIKNILACSICYGPLTAAVDSGLSVESTNGYQLECGTCKKSFTGSESHLDLTIASGIKNGESMPAATEIFRTRLVSFLYERGWRQSFSPFLGFPGPEKEFELLKNFMTPILGGNIIDASCGSGMFSRIFAKSGLFSSVVALDYSENMLKECYEFIKQEENFPKESLVLIRADIARLPFASSSVDAVHAGAALHCWPSPSAAVAEISRILRPGGVFVASTFIIDGPFSFIPFLGIQIEGIQQITGSHIVLSEGELKELCTACGLVDFKCLRNRRFVMLSATKRS